Below is a window of Acidobacteriota bacterium DNA.
ACCTCGCAGACGGTGAAGAAGAAGCTGCTGGCCTCGCTCGTTTATCCGGCGCTGCTGGTGGTGATGGTAATGGTTCTGTTGACGTTTCTGGTTATCTACGTCATCCCCAGTTTCGCCGAGCTATACCGCAACATGTCGCAGGAACTCCCGGCGGTTACCGTCTTCCTGATCAACTTCACGGACGCGTTTCGCAACTCCTGGCTGCTCATCATGTTGGCGATGGCGGGTAGCGCACTAGGGCTGTGGTCCTGGAGCCAGAGCGAAACGGGGGCGCAAGGCGTGGATCGGCTTAAGTCAAAACTGCCCGGCGTGGGGCAGATATGGACCAAGTTTCAGGTCGCGCAATTCTCGCGCATCCTGGCCACCCTGATCGCCGGCGGCATTCCCGTGGTGCAGGCGCTCGAAACGGCGCGCCAGTCGGTTGGCTCGGCGCTGCTGCGGCACACGCTGGATATTGCCACGCAGAAAGTTCGCGAGGGCCAGTCGCTGCATGAAGGGCTGGCGGCGACGGGATTCTTCCCCGGCCTGGCCATTGAGATGGTTGAGGTCGGCGAAAGCTCCGGCGCGTTGCAAGCCATGCTCAACGGAGTGGCCGATTTCTTCGAGGAAGATGTCTCCACCGTGCTGACCGCTCTGTTGTCATTAATCGAACCAGCTATTCTGCTATTCATGGGCGGAGTGGTAGCCTTTATATTGATCGCTTTATATTTGCCGATATTCTCATTGGCCGGCAAGATATAGGCCAGAAGAATACGGTGGCGGCC
It encodes the following:
- a CDS encoding type II secretion system F family protein; the protein is MPEFVCRVADDRGQIMNRVETASSEVELRDRYSQAGLHIFSIERRAGVSGLFSGGKESKKIKMGEFLVFNQQFITLIKAGLPILKVLDLLSGHIAQPSMRASLNEIRDRVKGGALLSEAFGEQGVYPQIYTTSLVAGEKSGNIEEVLQRYISYQRTSQTVKKKLLASLVYPALLVVMVMVLLTFLVIYVIPSFAELYRNMSQELPAVTVFLINFTDAFRNSWLLIMLAMAGSALGLWSWSQSETGAQGVDRLKSKLPGVGQIWTKFQVAQFSRILATLIAGGIPVVQALETARQSVGSALLRHTLDIATQKVREGQSLHEGLAATGFFPGLAIEMVEVGESSGALQAMLNGVADFFEEDVSTVLTALLSLIEPAILLFMGGVVAFILIALYLPIFSLAGKI